One genomic segment of Kocuria rhizophila DC2201 includes these proteins:
- a CDS encoding thymidine kinase, which translates to MAKLYFRYGAMNSGKSTALLQAAYNYEERGQRVLLAKPRVDTKGEDQILSRLGVTRSVDFLIPPGESVMGLFKRHALGDDPDALLEHVEAQPVACLLVDEAQFLQAEQVDDLLRIAVLSEVPVMAYGIRTDFRTRSFPGSERLMELAHSLEELKTICRCGRKAVFNTRKVGEDFVFEGDQVAIDGVAVTYESLCAACYLRESGGRLG; encoded by the coding sequence GTGGCCAAGCTCTACTTCCGCTACGGCGCGATGAACTCCGGGAAATCCACGGCGCTGCTCCAGGCCGCCTACAACTACGAGGAGCGCGGGCAGCGTGTGCTGCTCGCCAAGCCCCGCGTGGACACCAAGGGTGAGGACCAGATCCTCTCCCGCCTGGGCGTCACCCGGTCCGTGGACTTCCTCATCCCGCCGGGGGAGAGCGTCATGGGGCTGTTCAAGCGCCACGCCCTGGGCGACGACCCGGACGCCCTGCTCGAGCACGTGGAGGCCCAGCCCGTGGCGTGCCTGCTGGTGGACGAGGCCCAGTTCCTCCAGGCCGAGCAGGTGGACGACCTGCTGCGCATCGCGGTGCTCTCCGAGGTTCCCGTGATGGCCTACGGCATCCGCACCGACTTCCGTACGCGTTCCTTCCCCGGCTCCGAGCGGCTCATGGAGCTCGCCCACTCGCTCGAGGAGCTCAAGACCATCTGCCGCTGCGGCCGCAAGGCGGTGTTCAACACCCGCAAGGTGGGGGAGGATTTCGTGTTCGAGGGGGACCAGGTGGCCATCGACGGCGTGGCCGTGACCTACGAGTCCCTGTGCGCGGCGTGCTACCTGCGCGAGTCCGGCGGCCGGCTGGGGTGA
- the pyrE gene encoding orotate phosphoribosyltransferase — protein MSTDFSPVDLDTARERLRDLIKDLAVVRGKVTLASGIEADYYVDLRRVTLHHEASRYVGRVMLGLLDEAGIEFDAAGGLTMGADPVGHAIMRTAGDQDRAIDTFVVRKAQKSYGMGRQVEGPSVKGRNVVVVEDTSTTGGSALTAVEALQNAGANVVAVAVIVDRRTGAKERIEETAGVPCLYAYSKDELGLD, from the coding sequence ATGAGCACCGACTTCTCTCCCGTGGACCTGGACACCGCCCGCGAGCGCCTGCGCGACCTCATCAAGGACCTCGCCGTGGTGCGGGGCAAGGTCACGCTGGCCAGCGGCATCGAGGCGGACTACTACGTGGACCTGCGGCGGGTGACGCTGCACCACGAGGCCTCCCGCTACGTGGGCCGGGTGATGCTGGGTCTGCTGGACGAGGCGGGCATCGAGTTCGACGCTGCCGGCGGCCTCACCATGGGTGCGGACCCGGTGGGTCACGCGATCATGCGCACCGCCGGGGACCAGGACCGCGCGATCGACACTTTCGTGGTGCGCAAGGCCCAGAAGTCCTACGGCATGGGCCGTCAGGTGGAGGGCCCCAGCGTGAAGGGGCGCAACGTGGTGGTCGTGGAGGACACCTCCACCACCGGGGGCTCCGCGCTGACCGCGGTGGAGGCCCTGCAGAACGCGGGCGCGAACGTGGTGGCCGTGGCCGTGATCGTGGACCGCCGCACCGGCGCCAAGGAGCGCATCGAGGAGACCGCGGGCGTCCCGTGCCTGTACGCCTACTCCAAGGACGAGCTGGGGCTTGACTGA
- a CDS encoding TrmH family RNA methyltransferase, whose translation MTDPGTSADDAARARHVPAPPAPEERAVGVGPWQGEWPTGEHWDPELLRDGDRRNVADTYRYWRMDAIIADLDSRRHAFHVAVENWEHDFNIGSVVRTANAFLAREVHIIGRRRWNRRGAMVTDRYQHVRHHASVAEFVEWARGEELAVLAIDNVPGSQLIETFDLPERCVLVFGQEGPGVSGELVAQADAVLAIEQFGSTRSINAGAAAAVTMHAWIRRHVFEQGPAPSSHVTKGAGV comes from the coding sequence TTGACTGATCCGGGCACGTCCGCCGACGACGCCGCCCGCGCGCGGCACGTGCCCGCCCCACCGGCGCCGGAGGAGCGCGCGGTGGGTGTGGGTCCCTGGCAGGGTGAGTGGCCCACCGGGGAGCACTGGGACCCCGAGCTGCTGCGCGACGGCGACCGTCGCAACGTGGCGGACACGTACCGCTACTGGCGCATGGACGCGATCATCGCGGACCTGGACTCGCGCCGCCACGCCTTCCACGTGGCGGTGGAGAACTGGGAGCATGACTTCAACATCGGTTCCGTGGTGCGCACCGCCAACGCGTTCCTGGCGCGCGAGGTCCACATCATCGGGCGACGCCGCTGGAACCGCCGCGGGGCCATGGTCACCGACCGCTACCAGCACGTGCGCCACCACGCGAGCGTCGCGGAGTTCGTAGAGTGGGCGCGCGGCGAGGAGCTCGCGGTGCTGGCCATCGACAACGTCCCCGGTTCGCAGCTGATCGAGACGTTCGACCTGCCCGAGCGCTGCGTCCTGGTCTTCGGCCAGGAGGGCCCGGGGGTCTCGGGGGAGCTGGTGGCGCAGGCGGATGCCGTCCTGGCCATCGAGCAGTTCGGCTCCACCCGTTCCATCAATGCCGGGGCGGCCGCCGCCGTGACCATGCACGCGTGGATCCGGCGCCACGTGTTCGAGCAGGGTCCTGCGCCCTCGTCCCACGTCACGAAGGGCGCGGGAGTGTGA
- a CDS encoding lipase family protein, giving the protein MPASTTRPSSFRRSAGALALGAGLLLAGLQPAHAQNAAGTAPDGGFSELPRSEQDQKLQEQGLTRDDLAREDALKKLRSSTDTDFYSAPAQLPAANGGVVRSEPSTFYLDPVKLIKPNASATRIMYKTTNSKNQAVATTGTVLQSKAAWRRPGPRPLVVLSSGTQGMGDSCAPSRQMAMGTNYEGLSLTGLINAGYNVVAPDYIGLGTEGAHTYMNRVDQAHAVLDAVRGAQQLGVEGVDAKTPVAAVGYSQGGGATAAAAESAPEYAPEVQLKSAWVGAPPADLTLTGQHIDSSLFSGLSFYVMGAAEDSGVAVRDRLNAEGQRRYDKAQDSCLVGTVLSDALVPSEKLTADGRSFSQLLGDPALKAYLDEQTIGAAGRHPRVPVRIAHTVADDVVPYQSGRRLAQKWCASGVNVSMQTLATPTHVGASLEGIPSMLVYLDARFKGISQTSSCWRL; this is encoded by the coding sequence ATGCCTGCCTCGACCACACGGCCATCATCCTTCCGGCGTTCTGCGGGTGCCCTCGCCCTGGGCGCCGGGCTGCTGCTTGCTGGACTGCAGCCCGCGCATGCGCAGAACGCAGCAGGCACTGCACCGGATGGCGGCTTCTCCGAGCTGCCGCGCAGCGAGCAGGACCAGAAGCTCCAGGAGCAGGGTCTGACCCGCGATGATCTTGCCCGCGAGGATGCGCTGAAGAAGCTCCGCAGCTCCACGGACACGGACTTCTACAGCGCCCCGGCACAGCTGCCGGCCGCCAACGGGGGCGTGGTGCGTTCGGAGCCGTCCACGTTCTACCTGGACCCCGTCAAGCTCATCAAGCCCAATGCGTCCGCCACGCGCATCATGTACAAAACCACCAACAGCAAGAACCAGGCCGTGGCCACCACGGGCACCGTGCTGCAGTCCAAGGCTGCGTGGCGCAGGCCCGGCCCGCGGCCGCTCGTGGTGCTGTCCTCGGGCACCCAGGGCATGGGCGACTCGTGCGCGCCGTCCCGTCAGATGGCCATGGGCACGAACTACGAAGGCCTCAGCCTGACCGGTCTGATCAACGCCGGCTACAACGTGGTGGCCCCGGACTACATCGGTCTGGGCACCGAGGGCGCCCACACCTACATGAACCGTGTGGACCAGGCCCACGCCGTGCTCGATGCCGTGCGCGGTGCGCAGCAGCTCGGCGTGGAGGGAGTGGACGCGAAGACCCCCGTGGCCGCCGTGGGGTACTCGCAGGGCGGCGGTGCCACGGCTGCAGCCGCGGAGAGCGCCCCTGAGTACGCCCCGGAGGTGCAGCTCAAGAGCGCGTGGGTGGGTGCGCCGCCCGCGGATCTCACGCTCACGGGCCAGCACATCGACTCTTCTCTCTTCTCCGGCCTGTCCTTCTACGTGATGGGGGCGGCCGAGGACTCTGGGGTGGCGGTTCGGGACAGGCTCAATGCGGAAGGGCAGAGGCGCTATGACAAGGCCCAGGACAGCTGCCTGGTGGGCACCGTCCTCTCCGACGCCCTGGTGCCGTCCGAGAAGCTCACGGCTGACGGGCGCTCCTTCTCCCAGCTGCTCGGGGATCCCGCTCTGAAGGCGTACCTGGACGAGCAGACCATCGGCGCCGCGGGCCGCCACCCGCGTGTCCCGGTGCGCATCGCCCACACCGTGGCGGACGACGTCGTGCCCTACCAGTCGGGCCGACGGCTCGCCCAGAAATGGTGCGCCTCCGGGGTGAACGTGTCCATGCAGACGCTCGCCACGCCCACCCATGTGGGCGCCTCCCTGGAGGGCATTCCCTCGATGCTCGTCTACCTGGACGCACGGTTCAAGGGCATCTCGCAGACCAGCTCATGCTGGCGGCTGTGA
- the fbaA gene encoding class II fructose-bisphosphate aldolase: MPIATPDVYSEMIDRAKEKGFAYPAINVTSSQTLNAAIRGFAEAGSDGIIQASTGGAAYWSGSSVKDMVTGSLAMAAFAREVAKKYDVNIALHTDHCPQDKLEGFVLPLLAESEKAVARGEDPIFQSHMWDGSAIALDENLKIAQELLERTSKAHIILEVEIGAVGGEEDGVVGEINDSLYTTVADGMKTIEALGAGEKGRYITALTFGNVHGVYKPGNVRLRPELLKEIQDEVGKKIGKDRPFDLVFHGGSGSTAQEIADAVSYGVIKMNVDTDTQYAFTRPVAGFMLSNYDGVLKIDGEVGNKKKYDPRVWGAEAETGMAARVVEACQNLGSAGTSIK; encoded by the coding sequence ATGCCCATCGCAACCCCTGACGTTTACTCCGAGATGATCGACCGGGCCAAGGAGAAGGGCTTCGCGTACCCGGCCATCAACGTGACCTCCTCGCAGACGCTGAACGCCGCGATCCGCGGGTTCGCCGAGGCCGGTTCGGACGGCATCATCCAGGCCTCCACCGGCGGTGCGGCGTACTGGTCCGGCTCCTCCGTGAAGGACATGGTCACGGGGTCGCTGGCCATGGCCGCGTTCGCCCGCGAGGTGGCCAAGAAGTACGACGTCAACATCGCCCTGCACACCGACCACTGCCCGCAGGACAAGCTCGAGGGCTTCGTCCTCCCGCTGCTGGCCGAGTCCGAGAAGGCCGTGGCCCGCGGTGAGGACCCCATCTTCCAGTCGCACATGTGGGACGGCTCCGCGATCGCCCTGGACGAGAACCTGAAGATCGCTCAAGAGCTGCTGGAGCGCACCAGCAAGGCACACATCATCCTGGAGGTCGAGATCGGCGCCGTGGGCGGCGAGGAGGACGGCGTGGTCGGCGAGATCAACGACTCCCTCTACACCACCGTGGCGGACGGCATGAAGACCATCGAGGCGCTCGGCGCCGGCGAGAAGGGCCGCTACATCACCGCCCTGACCTTCGGCAACGTTCACGGCGTCTACAAGCCCGGCAACGTGCGCTTGCGCCCCGAGCTGCTCAAGGAGATCCAGGACGAGGTCGGGAAGAAGATCGGCAAGGACCGCCCGTTCGACCTCGTGTTCCACGGCGGCTCCGGCTCCACCGCCCAGGAGATTGCGGACGCGGTGTCCTACGGCGTGATCAAGATGAACGTGGACACCGACACCCAGTACGCGTTCACCCGCCCCGTGGCCGGCTTCATGCTGAGCAACTACGACGGTGTCCTGAAGATTGACGGCGAGGTCGGCAACAAGAAGAAGTACGACCCCCGCGTGTGGGGCGCCGAGGCCGAGACCGGCATGGCCGCCCGCGTGGTGGAGGCCTGCCAGAACCTCGGTTCCGCGGGCACGTCCATCAAGTAG
- a CDS encoding M20 family metallopeptidase: MASPHEQSTPPAPRSAPEHEPPEPSRAYLGQLQRDTERRKRELAHHLRDHHGAGPTAQERLEALVDAQSEALVRILHELHRDPETAFQEHRAARRITEHLTRHGVEAQSPAFGLDTAVHAEVSSEDFDPRSHRTIAVMSEYDALPGIGHGCGHNVIAVTGLGAFVALAELLREEPGAFSGRVVYLGTPAEEGEGGKEIMARNGALEGVDAAAMVHPYMTDLTDQVWLGRRQCEVTFHGRASHASSHPFMGRNALDGAVLAYQGLGLLRQQTPPTDRIHAVLPEGGERPNIITESATLRLYVRSQRPETLSALSQRVGEVMEGAALMAGVGVSVAWDTSPATLPVLSNGPLSDRWVLAQQRRGRDPYPAGTLSEVLAASTDFGNVSYRVPGIHPLIGIATEDTGLHSREFAQAAGSPRAERAGLDGAYGLAAVALDYLTDDELAADVAEDFRASGGGISVPDYFD, translated from the coding sequence ATGGCATCCCCGCACGAGCAGTCCACGCCGCCCGCACCACGGTCCGCCCCGGAGCACGAACCGCCTGAGCCCTCGCGCGCCTACCTGGGCCAGCTGCAGCGGGACACGGAGCGCCGCAAGAGGGAGCTGGCGCACCACCTGCGGGACCACCACGGTGCGGGGCCCACGGCGCAGGAGCGGCTGGAGGCCCTCGTGGACGCGCAGTCCGAGGCCCTCGTGCGCATCCTGCACGAACTCCACCGGGACCCGGAGACGGCGTTCCAGGAGCACCGCGCCGCGCGGCGCATCACGGAGCACCTCACGCGGCACGGGGTCGAGGCGCAGAGCCCCGCGTTCGGGCTGGACACCGCCGTTCACGCGGAGGTCTCCTCCGAGGACTTCGACCCCCGATCCCACCGCACCATCGCCGTGATGTCCGAGTACGACGCCCTGCCGGGGATCGGCCACGGCTGCGGGCACAACGTGATCGCGGTGACGGGCCTCGGGGCGTTCGTCGCGCTCGCCGAACTGCTGCGGGAGGAGCCCGGCGCGTTCTCCGGGCGCGTGGTCTACCTGGGCACCCCCGCCGAGGAGGGGGAGGGCGGCAAGGAGATCATGGCCCGCAACGGTGCGCTCGAGGGCGTTGACGCCGCCGCCATGGTCCACCCCTACATGACCGACCTGACGGACCAGGTGTGGCTCGGACGGCGCCAGTGCGAGGTGACCTTCCACGGCCGGGCCTCCCACGCGTCGTCGCACCCCTTCATGGGCCGCAACGCGCTCGACGGCGCCGTGCTCGCCTACCAGGGCCTCGGGCTGCTGCGTCAGCAGACCCCGCCCACGGACCGCATCCACGCGGTGCTGCCCGAGGGCGGCGAGCGGCCGAACATCATCACCGAGTCCGCCACCCTGCGGCTCTACGTGCGGTCCCAGCGCCCCGAGACGCTCAGCGCCCTGTCCCAGCGGGTGGGCGAGGTCATGGAGGGCGCAGCGCTCATGGCCGGGGTGGGCGTGAGCGTCGCGTGGGACACCTCCCCGGCCACGCTGCCCGTGCTCAGCAACGGCCCGCTGTCCGACCGCTGGGTCCTCGCGCAGCAGCGGCGCGGGCGGGACCCCTACCCCGCGGGCACACTGTCCGAGGTGCTGGCCGCTTCCACGGACTTCGGCAACGTCAGCTACCGCGTCCCCGGGATCCACCCGCTCATCGGCATCGCCACGGAGGACACAGGGCTGCACTCCCGCGAGTTCGCGCAGGCGGCGGGCTCCCCGCGCGCGGAGCGCGCCGGTCTCGACGGCGCGTACGGACTGGCCGCTGTGGCCCTCGACTACCTGACGGACGACGAGCTGGCCGCCGACGTCGCGGAGGACTTCCGGGCGAGCGGTGGCGGGATCTCCGTACCCGACTACTTCGACTGA
- a CDS encoding AbgT family transporter: MNATATTRPSRGDRLLSGIERVGNRLPEPFALFTILFLITAAVSTAMAWAGVVVQVPGKDEPVAIQGLFTGDGIAWFTTTLGENYIGFPPLVTVATILLAIGIAEKSGFLAAAIRFTIGSAPRWMLPYTVGFVGVVGSIMADSAFVVIPPLAALAFKAAGRHPVAGLLGGFAAAGAGYSTNIFPTSLDALFAGITNAVIPTVPALAENATEVNPLSNYWFNIVSAIILSLVAGWVIDKVLEPRVERVGVSREEVNPQTQQLMTDTRAIRIVGDEQTVAESQEPDVEAALSPREKKALLWAGITFVLIGVALTVFALLPDSPWRNEAGHFLPKSPLLASIVFIIFTFFSVSGYVYGRVAGTVRGFKDVPVMMGAALRDMISFLVLAFVLGQFIALFNWSGIGSWIAVTGATALEDAGVTGFPVIIGFILLCSLLNLFIISGSSMWTLMAAVFVPMFGLLGFEPAFIQAAFRVGDSATQVMTPLNPYMVVLLTMLRKYEPSAGLGTLMARMLPFVVPFWLVWVAILVVFYVGGLPLGPGVGIMIGD; this comes from the coding sequence ATGAACGCCACCGCCACCACCAGGCCCAGCCGGGGGGATCGTCTTCTCTCCGGAATCGAACGGGTGGGCAACAGGCTGCCCGAGCCCTTTGCGCTGTTCACCATCCTGTTCCTGATCACCGCGGCGGTCTCCACGGCCATGGCGTGGGCCGGAGTGGTGGTGCAGGTTCCGGGCAAAGACGAACCCGTGGCCATCCAGGGCCTGTTCACGGGGGACGGGATCGCATGGTTCACCACCACCCTGGGTGAGAACTACATCGGCTTCCCGCCGCTCGTCACGGTGGCCACGATTCTGCTGGCCATCGGCATCGCGGAGAAGTCCGGATTCCTGGCCGCGGCCATCCGCTTCACGATCGGCAGCGCACCGCGGTGGATGCTGCCCTACACCGTGGGGTTCGTGGGCGTGGTGGGCTCGATCATGGCGGACTCCGCGTTCGTGGTGATTCCTCCGCTGGCGGCCCTCGCGTTCAAGGCGGCGGGGCGCCACCCGGTGGCGGGCCTGCTGGGCGGGTTCGCCGCGGCAGGCGCGGGGTACTCCACCAACATCTTTCCCACGTCCCTGGACGCGCTGTTCGCGGGCATCACCAACGCCGTGATCCCCACCGTTCCGGCGCTGGCGGAGAACGCCACCGAGGTCAACCCGCTGTCCAACTACTGGTTCAACATCGTCTCAGCGATCATCCTGTCCCTCGTGGCCGGGTGGGTGATCGACAAGGTCCTGGAACCGCGCGTGGAACGGGTGGGCGTCTCCCGCGAGGAGGTCAACCCGCAGACCCAGCAGCTCATGACGGACACCCGCGCCATCCGCATCGTGGGCGACGAGCAGACGGTGGCCGAGTCCCAGGAACCCGATGTGGAGGCGGCGCTGTCCCCGCGCGAGAAGAAGGCCCTGCTGTGGGCCGGGATCACCTTCGTGCTGATCGGCGTGGCCCTCACGGTCTTCGCCCTGCTGCCGGACTCCCCGTGGCGCAACGAGGCAGGGCACTTCCTCCCCAAGTCACCGCTGCTGGCCTCGATCGTGTTCATCATCTTCACGTTCTTCTCGGTGAGCGGCTACGTCTACGGCCGGGTGGCGGGCACCGTGCGGGGCTTCAAGGACGTGCCCGTGATGATGGGAGCCGCGCTGCGGGACATGATCTCGTTCCTGGTGCTCGCGTTCGTCCTGGGGCAGTTCATCGCGCTGTTCAACTGGTCCGGGATCGGCTCATGGATCGCGGTCACCGGCGCCACCGCCCTCGAGGACGCGGGGGTGACCGGATTCCCCGTGATCATCGGCTTCATCCTGCTGTGCTCGCTGCTCAACCTGTTCATCATCTCCGGGTCCTCCATGTGGACCCTCATGGCCGCGGTGTTCGTGCCCATGTTCGGTCTCCTCGGCTTCGAGCCCGCCTTCATCCAGGCCGCGTTCCGCGTGGGCGACTCCGCGACCCAGGTGATGACTCCCCTGAACCCCTACATGGTGGTGCTGCTGACGATGCTCCGGAAGTACGAGCCCTCGGCGGGGCTCGGTACGCTCATGGCCCGGATGCTGCCGTTCGTCGTGCCCTTCTGGCTCGTGTGGGTGGCCATCCTGGTGGTCTTCTACGTGGGCGGGCTGCCGCTGGGTCCCGGCGTGGGGATCATGATCGGCGACTGA
- a CDS encoding DUF3151 domain-containing protein: MAANPARPWKGTTVALLGKNLLDEPEPTYLEENEAMSARFEAGDEAEDLAAAFPKEQLPWAVLAEEALADGRTLEGYAYARVGYHRGLDSLRAHGWKGHGAVPYAHEANRGFLRALAALGQAAAQIGESDEATRIEKFLNDSDPEAAAQIQAR, translated from the coding sequence GTGGCAGCGAACCCCGCACGACCGTGGAAAGGAACCACCGTGGCACTGCTCGGCAAGAATCTGCTGGACGAACCGGAGCCCACGTACCTGGAGGAGAACGAGGCGATGAGCGCGCGCTTCGAGGCCGGTGACGAGGCCGAGGACCTCGCCGCCGCGTTCCCCAAGGAGCAGCTGCCGTGGGCGGTCCTGGCGGAGGAGGCGCTCGCGGACGGGCGCACCCTGGAGGGCTACGCGTACGCGCGCGTGGGCTACCACCGCGGCCTGGACTCGCTGCGCGCCCACGGCTGGAAGGGCCACGGCGCCGTGCCGTACGCGCACGAGGCCAACCGTGGGTTCCTGCGGGCGCTCGCCGCGCTCGGCCAGGCCGCCGCGCAGATCGGAGAGTCGGACGAGGCCACGCGGATCGAGAAGTTCCTCAACGACTCGGACCCCGAGGCGGCCGCGCAGATCCAGGCCCGCTGA
- the ald gene encoding alanine dehydrogenase, whose protein sequence is MRISVPREIKPEEARVGLTPTMVTALTAQGHEVFVEEGAGLGAGFSDDDYRQAGAQLTSQEDAWAQAELLVKVKEPIPAEYGFLRSDLTVFTYLHLAASRELTEAMLDSGVTGIAYETVRVGRTLPLLRPMSEIAGRLAIANAAHHLQFHAGGSGILLGRVPGVVPSTVLVIGGGTVGEHAARAAVGAGADVTILEANGDRIRQLDALFPHARVLMSDAHRIEEELPRADVVVGSVLIPGAAAPKLVRHEHLSLLKPHALMVDVAVDQGGCFETTHPTSYHDPVYEVDGIRHYCVANLPGAVPVTATQGLTHATTPYVMRLAAGIDAALESDAALATGLSTRHGKLHTPGVAETFPDLPSAV, encoded by the coding sequence ATGAGAATCTCCGTCCCCCGCGAGATCAAGCCCGAAGAAGCCCGTGTGGGCCTCACCCCCACCATGGTCACCGCGCTGACCGCGCAGGGCCACGAGGTGTTCGTGGAGGAGGGTGCCGGTCTGGGTGCCGGTTTCTCCGACGACGACTACCGCCAGGCGGGCGCGCAGCTCACCTCCCAGGAGGATGCCTGGGCGCAGGCCGAGCTGCTCGTGAAGGTCAAGGAGCCGATCCCCGCGGAGTACGGTTTCCTGCGCTCCGACCTCACCGTGTTCACGTACCTGCACCTCGCAGCCAGCCGTGAGCTGACGGAGGCCATGCTGGACAGCGGCGTCACCGGCATCGCCTACGAGACCGTGCGCGTGGGCCGGACCCTCCCGCTGCTGCGCCCGATGTCCGAGATCGCGGGGCGCCTGGCGATCGCCAACGCCGCGCACCATCTGCAGTTCCACGCCGGCGGCTCGGGCATCCTGCTGGGCCGCGTGCCCGGTGTGGTGCCCTCCACCGTGCTGGTGATCGGCGGCGGCACCGTGGGCGAGCACGCCGCGCGTGCGGCCGTGGGTGCCGGCGCGGACGTGACCATCCTGGAGGCCAACGGGGACCGCATCCGCCAGCTGGACGCCCTGTTCCCCCACGCCCGTGTCCTGATGAGCGACGCCCACCGGATCGAGGAGGAGCTGCCCCGCGCGGACGTGGTGGTCGGCTCCGTGCTGATCCCGGGTGCCGCCGCCCCCAAGCTCGTGCGCCACGAGCACCTGTCCCTGCTCAAGCCGCACGCCCTCATGGTGGACGTGGCCGTGGACCAGGGCGGCTGCTTCGAGACCACCCACCCCACCTCCTACCACGACCCCGTGTACGAGGTGGACGGCATCCGCCACTACTGCGTGGCCAACCTCCCGGGCGCGGTGCCCGTCACGGCCACCCAGGGCCTCACGCACGCCACCACGCCGTACGTCATGCGTCTCGCCGCGGGCATCGACGCCGCCCTGGAGTCCGACGCCGCCCTGGCCACCGGGCTCTCCACGCGTCACGGCAAGCTCCACACGCCGGGCGTGGCCGAGACCTTCCCGGACCTGCCCTCGGCGGTCTGA
- a CDS encoding amino acid permease yields MTPPHAAQEPPAQQPPAEPARSGSASVIDGGQREHTPHVPSQPAQGTYLKPRHLVMMALGSAIGTGLFVGTGAAIQTAGPAVLISYLVACTLLVLVMRALGEMAAADPSSGAFSTYAGKALGPTMGRALGWLWWAQIVVVVAAEATAAAQLVTEMWPSLPQWAWALVFMAAFTVINLVRVGTLGEAEFWFALLKVAAVVGFLVVGVLLLIGALEVPSPGLSNLTEHGGFMPTGLTGVASALLVVVFAFGGTELVTIAAAETEDPQKNVAHAIRTILVRILIFYVGSVSVMVVVLPWNNEGLSSSPFVAVLTEAGIPGADVLMNVVIVLALLSALNANIYGSSRMLFSLARRGSAPRALAATTARGVPRAAVVASVVFGFIAVVLNYLWPETVLNVMLNLLGSTCLVVWGIALVSQIILRRRMDRAGESSPLRMWAFPWLSYFALALLAAIVVIGLLDPTVRIQFIATFVLVCLIALACKLLLRDDDAARATPARTS; encoded by the coding sequence ATGACCCCGCCCCACGCCGCCCAGGAACCGCCCGCCCAGCAGCCACCCGCCGAGCCCGCCCGCAGCGGCTCGGCCAGTGTGATCGACGGGGGGCAGCGCGAGCACACCCCGCACGTGCCGTCACAGCCCGCGCAGGGCACGTACCTCAAGCCCCGCCACCTGGTGATGATGGCGCTCGGCTCGGCCATCGGTACGGGACTGTTCGTGGGCACGGGTGCGGCGATCCAGACGGCCGGGCCTGCCGTGCTGATCTCCTACCTGGTGGCGTGCACGCTGCTGGTGCTCGTGATGCGGGCCCTCGGTGAAATGGCCGCGGCGGACCCCTCCTCCGGCGCGTTCTCCACCTACGCCGGCAAGGCCCTGGGGCCCACGATGGGCCGTGCGCTCGGCTGGCTGTGGTGGGCGCAGATCGTGGTGGTCGTGGCGGCGGAGGCCACCGCCGCGGCGCAGCTGGTCACGGAGATGTGGCCCTCCCTGCCGCAGTGGGCGTGGGCGCTGGTCTTCATGGCCGCGTTCACCGTGATCAACCTGGTGCGCGTGGGGACCCTGGGCGAGGCGGAGTTCTGGTTCGCGCTGCTCAAGGTGGCGGCGGTGGTCGGGTTCCTGGTGGTGGGTGTGCTGCTGCTGATCGGCGCGCTGGAGGTCCCGAGCCCGGGGCTCTCCAACCTCACGGAGCACGGCGGCTTCATGCCCACCGGGCTCACGGGCGTGGCCTCCGCTCTGCTGGTGGTGGTCTTCGCGTTCGGTGGCACCGAGCTGGTCACGATCGCCGCGGCCGAGACCGAGGACCCCCAGAAGAACGTGGCCCACGCCATCCGCACCATCCTGGTGCGCATCCTCATCTTCTACGTGGGCTCCGTGTCCGTGATGGTCGTGGTGCTGCCGTGGAACAACGAGGGGCTCTCTTCCAGCCCGTTCGTGGCCGTGCTCACCGAGGCTGGGATCCCCGGGGCGGACGTGCTCATGAACGTGGTGATCGTCCTGGCGCTGCTCTCCGCGCTGAACGCCAACATCTACGGCAGCTCGCGCATGCTGTTCTCCCTGGCCCGCCGCGGCTCGGCCCCCCGCGCACTCGCGGCCACCACGGCGCGCGGTGTGCCCCGCGCCGCCGTCGTTGCGTCGGTGGTCTTCGGCTTCATCGCCGTGGTGCTGAACTACCTCTGGCCGGAGACCGTGCTGAACGTGATGCTCAACCTGCTGGGCTCCACGTGCCTGGTGGTGTGGGGCATCGCGCTGGTCTCGCAGATCATCCTGCGCCGCCGCATGGACCGCGCCGGGGAGTCCTCGCCGCTGAGGATGTGGGCCTTCCCGTGGCTCTCCTACTTCGCGCTGGCCCTGCTCGCGGCCATCGTGGTCATCGGGCTGCTGGACCCGACCGTGCGCATCCAGTTCATCGCCACGTTCGTGCTGGTCTGCCTGATCGCCCTCGCGTGCAAACTCCTCCTCCGGGACGACGACGCCGCCCGGGCCACCCCCGCGCGCACCTCCTGA